In Centropristis striata isolate RG_2023a ecotype Rhode Island chromosome 1, C.striata_1.0, whole genome shotgun sequence, one DNA window encodes the following:
- the snrpb2 gene encoding U2 small nuclear ribonucleoprotein B'': protein MDIRPNHTIYINNVNDKVKKEELKRSLYALFSQFGQVIEIVAMKTMKMRGQAFVVFKELAAATNALRQLQGFPFYNKPMRIQYAKTDSEVIAKVKGTYGDKEKKKDKKKKAQEPATSLIKKPAAGSAAPVHSAAVQVPDNPPNYILFLNNLPEETNEMMLSMLFNQFPGFKEVRLVPGKHDISFVEFESDTQAGVAKDALQGFRITATCAMKITYAKK, encoded by the exons ATGGATATCCGACCAAATCACACCATTTATATCAACAATGTAAACGACAAAGTCAAAAAAGAAG AGTTGAAGCGCTCCCTCTACGCGCTCTTCTCTCAGTTCGGTCAGGTCATCGAAATCGTGGCCATGAAGACCATGAAGATGAGGGGACAGGCCTTCGTCGTCTTCAAGGAGCTCGCCGCCGCCACCAACGCTCTGAGGCAACTTCAGGGCTTCCCCTTCTACAACAAGCCCATG AGGATACAGTACGCAAAGACCGATTCGGAGGTCATTGCCAAGGTGAAAGGCACGTATGGCgacaaggagaagaagaaggacaagaagaagaaagctCAGGAGCCGGCCACCAGCCTCATAAAGAAACCAGCAGCG ggATCAGCAGCACCGGTTCACTCGGCTGCAGTACAG GTGCCGGACAACCCGCCAAACTACATCCTGTTCCTTAACAACCTCCCTGAAGAGACCAACGAGATGATGCTCTCCATGTTGTTCAACCA GTTTCCTGGTTTCAAAGAGGTGCGGCTCGTCCCGGGGAAACACGACATCTCCTTCGTGGAGTTTGAAAGCGACACACAGGCGGGCGTGGCCAAAGACGCCCTGCAGGGCTTCAGAATCACGGCGACCTGCGCCATGAAGATCACGTACGCCAAGAAGTAG